One window from the genome of Periophthalmus magnuspinnatus isolate fPerMag1 chromosome 18, fPerMag1.2.pri, whole genome shotgun sequence encodes:
- the LOC129457105 gene encoding protein NLRC3-like: protein MVEVVEGSCLNSIQVLRVSLVDELEGRVESLLENLVTHGVFGRDDREQVLCHLGPRARVRQVLDIVQCKGEEAAKVFLSINSCSHLEPQSRPSGGRSAEFKKILLKHKDVLRRRSETMLYYNTRHGEKILFSEHYVSLLLVDGHQSLDVKRHEVLTFGHKRLSLQHKAAFNRKISPKELFTSTGSRSVKKVLVTGVAGIGKTILVQKMLFDFGRGKEHREFDFIIHMTFRDLNLIENPTTLRDLILRKNRHLAKELDNILANDDKLLMIFDGFDEFKHYGKCDVDSFVSEPDEDADVVEIFGSLMQGELLPNASVLLTSRPTAVNYIPVGFIDRFVLISGFSLTEVQEYFSRYFQDETLADQMFAIVAANELMLTLCYIPAFCYIVCCILKDNKDLCGEGPKTMTDIYVQYLVAMLRSHAQTRAETLKDENTAQPLSDVVLKLGQLAFHKLMEHQTLFYSSDSDVKALEGCALVSAFLDKTMSQEPGCVEEVYSFAHLTVQEFFAAMYCAVTDEPFPEALQNETTGEGASDGHLDLFSRFLSGVLSERNANLLSRHVRLTCSKDKMLSYREVLIRNITLLCENGGNILNNLHCLLEQQDPNFGLDLQPKTLRINVSDETLSEMDYNAIKYFLNLTYGAIEELDLTGTGLSSEGLTSLYQHLIRCERLWLGDNALDMDMIRIVAGVLRKSDVLEQLGIGWANIGDDELLILSSAIRDNKQLKELWMEGNRVSQRGLQSLADLTPHPLMRIVAIWNDLENSGGLDSACMQESISTNFTDDDTMWDAWGDWVLKRCEVISNDKLLTVLHKVCNIPVHCREDRWAKIFYKNLHNLIETRIESCTEEDTCKKLKRFQNTLCL, encoded by the exons ATGGTGGAAGTAGTTGAAGGTTCCTGTTTAAACTCGATCCAGGTTCTGCGCGTTTCTCTCGTGGATGAGCTGGAGGGACGCGTCGAGTCGCTCCTGGAGAATCTCGTGACCCATGGAGTGTTTGGCAGAGACGACAGGGAGCAGGTCTTGTGTCACTTGGGACCTCGAGCCAGAGTTAGACAAGTTCTGGATATTGTTCAGTGCAAAGGAGAAGAAGCTGCCAAAGTATTTCTCTCCATCAACAGCTGCTCTCACCTGGAGCCACAGTCCAGGCCGAGCGGAGGACGGTCTGCAG aattCAAAAAAATCCTTCTGAAGCACAAGGATGTCCTCAGACGCAGAAGTGAAACGATGCTGTACTACAACACCCGACACGGAGAGAAGATCTTATTCTCCGAACATTATGTGAGTCTCCTTTTGGTGGACGGGCATCAGAGTTTGGACGTAAAGCGGCACGAGGTCCTCACGTTTGGCCATAAGCGTCTCTCTTTGCAGCACAAGGCGGcttttaatagaaaaatatcTCCAAAAGAACTGTTCACTTCTACTGGGAGTCGATCTGTGAAGAAAGTTTTGGTGACCGGCGTCGCTGGCATCGGAAAAACGATCCTGGTTCAGAAAATGCTGTTTGATTTTGGAAGGGGAAAAGAACACCGAGAGTTTGACTTCATCATCCACATGACCTTCAGAGACCTCAACCTCATCGAGAACCCGACGACCCTTCGGGATTTGATTTTACGCAAAAACAGACACCTGGCGAAAGAACTCGACAATATTTTAGCGAACGATGACAAACTTTTAATGATTTTCGACGGGTTTGATGAGTTCAAACATTACGGAAAATGCGACGTGGATTCTTTTGTGAGCGAACCGGACGAAGACGCTGATGTGGTGGAGATCTTTGGGAGTCTGATGCAAGGAGAACTTCTACCCAATGCGTCGGTGCTGCTAACGAGCCGACCTACTGCCGTTAACTACATCCCAGTTGGATTTATCGATAGATTTGTCCTCATTTCTGGTTTCTCTTTGACCGAAGTCCAAGAATACTTTTCCCGCTACTTCCAAGATGAAACGCTGGCAGACCAAATGTTCGCTATCGTCGCAGCGAatgagctaatgctaacactatgCTACATACCTGCGTTTTGCTACATCGTGTGCTGCATCCTCAAAGATAACAAAGACCTGTGCGGTGAAGGCCCCAAGACGATGACGGACATTTACGTGCAATATTTAGTCGCCATGCTTCGATCTCACGCCCAAACAAGAGCAGAAACTTTGAAAGACGAAAACACGGCGCAACCGCTGTCTGACGTAGTGCTAAAGCTAGGTCAGTTAGCTTTCCACAAACTTATGGAGCATCAAACTCTTTTCTACAGCAGTGACAGCGACGTAAAGGCGTTAGAAGGATGCGCCCTGGTTAGCGCCTTCCTCGACAAAACTATGTCTCAAGAACCAGGATGTGTGGAGGAAGTTTACTCGTTCGCACACCTCACCGTTCAGGAGTTTTTCGCGGCGATGTATTGCGCCGTGACAGACGAGCCATTCCCGGAAGCTCTGCAAAACGAAACCACAGGCGAAGGCGCGAGCGACGGACACTTGGACCTGTTTAGTCGTTTTCTTTCTGGGGTCTTATCTGAACGTAACGCTAACCTCTTATCGAGACACGTACGCTTGACTTGCAGCAAAGATAAAATGCTAAGCTATCGGGAAGTTCTGATTCGGAATATTACACTGTTGTGCGAGAACGGAGGTAATATTTTGAACAATCTGCACTGTCTTTTGGAGCAACAAGATCCAAATTTTGGGCTTGACCTACAGCCCAAGACATTACGCATAAATGTTAGCGATGAAACACTATCGGAAATGGATTATAATGCCATAAAATACTTCCTGAATCTGACATATGGTGCGATAGAGGAGCTGGATCTGACGGGAACAGGACTATCCTCCGAAGGGCTAACGAGTTTATATCAGCATTTGATCCGATGTGAAAGATTATG GCTCGGAGATAACGCCCTTGATATGGACATGATTAGGATCGTAGCCGGCGTGCTGCGAAAGTCGGACGTCTTAGAACAACTCGG TATTGGGTGGGCAAACATTGGGGATGATGAACTGCTCATTCTTTCCAGTGCCATTCGTGACAATAAACAGCTCAAGGAATTGTG GATGGAGGGTAACAGAGTGAGCCAAAGGGGTTTGCAGTCACTCGCAGATTTGACTCCACATCCCCTGATGAGAATTGT AGCCATATGGAATGACCTGGAAAACAGCGGTGGTTTGGATTCAGCCTGTATGCAAGAAAGCATTTCTACAAACTTCACAGATGATGACACAATGTGGGACGCATGGGGAGACTGGGTTTTAAAAAGATGTGAGGTAATCAGTAATGACAAGCTCCTCACAGTTCTTCACAAAGTCTGCAACATCCCAGTGCACTGCAGAGAGGACCGGTGGGCAAAAATCTTCTACAAGAATCTGCACAATCTCATAGAGACCAGAATCGAAAGCTGCACTGAAGAAGACACCTGCAAAAAGCTCAAGAgatttcaaaatacattatgtTTATGA